From the Oceanobacillus kimchii X50 genome, the window ATTCATTATCAATATGCCAATCCAAAAGCTCATAAAAAGCATTAAACGGAGCAGTAAGACCTAAAAAACCGACCTTAATACCGCTAGCTGTTTCCTTAATTTCCGTGCGTTTCAACCACGCTGGTAATTGACCGTCCAAACTTTCTAGATTAGAACATACTACTGAAAAATCAGCATGATCATACAGATGATATAATTCATCATGGGACAAAGTGATCCCCTCATTGTTTCCTAGTGTTACGACATCGTAATTTAATTGATTAAGTAAATCTATATTTGCTTTACCACGGCTTGCTTCCGTTATCGGGTGGGAACGATCAACGTGATCTCCTATATCCACCGTCCAAAAAATATCTCGATTCTCTTTATGTATTTCTTGTTTGTGAAGTAAATACGCCGCTACTTTTGGCCATTGTAAAAAATGACTATGTAGATCATTTGTAAAGTAAAACGTTAACTGTTCTTTTGACATTTATACTCTCCTAACCAATGCCTTGCATGATCATTCGTATACCAACTAAAATTAGCATAATCTTTAATACTAACTCTAGTACATTGTTTGATAAAAAATGGTTTACCTTTGCTCCAAGTTTACCACCTATCCATGCTCCAGGTATAAAGAAAAGCACATACTCCCAAACAACATTCCCTAAATATATATGTGTGATCGAACCCATGAAACTAACAAATATAATCATGAACATGGAAGTTGCAGCGGCCAAATGTGCTGGAAATCCAAATAATAACATCATAACCGGCACCATTATTGCTCCTCCGCCTATTCCGAATAAACCAGACAACATTCCTACAAATAAAGCAATGCTAATTGCAGATATGAAAGATAATTTATATATGTAAACTTCTCCTTTTAACTCAAAACTTCTGACACCTGGCTCATGAATGTCTACATTACGTCTTAGTTTAGAGGCTTTGTTTCTTAGGCTCATTATGATAGATATAACTATGATTAACATACCAAAATAAAGATAGAAACCATCCGTATTTACAAATTGATTTAACCATGCTCCAAACATACTACCTGGAATACTACCAGCCAGAAAGATACTACCTGCATAAAAGTCAACTTGCTTTTGCTTTGCATAAGAAAGTACCGAAGAAATTCCAGTAAAAACCATTACAACTAAAGACATCGCAACTACCGATTGTGGACTTACCCACTCAAAACCAGTAATGTATTGGCTGGAAAGTAATAGTAATGGAATAAGAACAATTCCACCCCCTAGGCCTACTAATGAACCAATAAAGGCCGCTAGAACAGCGATAATAAAACAGATTATAGCCACAACCATTTCTACCGTCTCCTTCATTATTTTTCCTTTATCATATCATAGGTATACGGATTTAACGTAATAGTGCGAATTGAAAATGATCATCAATATTAAAAATGCATGAAATCTAATGAAAGATATCATGCATTCTGTGTTTCATTCTTATCTATTAACCCATTACAAGTATAAAATAAAGATAATCGTTAATTCCAGTGTACATATGCTTTGATGAATAATAGAAGCTGTAGTATTCCATCACAGAAGCTATAATTCACATTATACTTTCGCTTCCTCCTGATTGAGTAGATTTGCTGCATTTAAATAGCCTGCTCCCTGTACATTAGGAGATTGTCCCAAATCTTCACAGGCAGCCATTAGTTTTTCTTTTACTTGATCGGGAGTTAAGCTAGAATCACTTTGAAGTAATTGAGCAACTATCCCAGCACATATTGGTGTTGCCATGGAAGTACCAGATAGAGAGATATAATTTCCATCTACACGAGCTGATTTATTCGTTTTATCAATGAAAGAACTTGGCGCTCGTAAGGATACAATATCTACGCCAGGAGTTAATAAATCTGGTTTTGTTAACCCGTCAATGGTAGGCCCCCTGCTTGAAAACTCAGCCACTGAATCGTCAGAACGCTCAGCTGTATTACTATCATCTGCAGCACCAACAGTAATGACTTTTGGACTTATACCCGGACTTCCAATAGTCTTTTCCCCGGGGCCAGAGTTACCAGCAGCAACACATACTACCATTCCATTATCCCAAGCTGTTTCAACAGCATTAACAACAGGATCATCTTCAGCAGGCTCAGTAGCATCTGAACCAAGTGATAGAGAAAGAATATTTATATTATATTTAGACTGGTTCTGAATGCACCAATCAATACCTTCTATAACCGTAGATAATGACCCTGAACCCATTTTGTTTAATACTTTTACACCGACTAAATTTGCTTCTGATGCTGGACCCTGATACTGTCCATCCGATAATGCACCATTACCAGCAGCATCTCCAGCACAATGTGTCCCATGCCCATTATCATCATAAGGATTTGTTTGACCCTTTACAAAATCTGCAAACCCAATGATACGCCCTTCTAAATCTTCATGTGGGTGTATCCCAGTATCGATAACTGCAATGGTAGAACCCTCACCTGTCAATCCATTATCCTTTAAAACATCTGCATTTACTGAAGATGAAGCAGTATCTAATAAAGAAAAAACTTTCCTATCATAATAGATTTTCTCAATATGATTACAGTTTTCAATTAAATGCTCAATCTTTTCTGCAGAAAACTTAGCTGAACAACAGGAAATGGAATGAAATTCACGAAGCGTTTTATATTTGGTATTTTTCACTTCATGTAATCCGCTAGTAAAATTGTCGGGTTTAAACTTAATGACAACAGGTAATTTTTTTGTTTTCTTTCTAACTCGTTCTATGGGACTTTGTAAGAAACAAGGAATATAACGAAACGGTTTATAAAAATTCACCATCTCTTGTCTGATGCCTTTGTCCATCTTTTTACCATTACGACGAACCAAATTAATCATTGAAAAATTTAACATATGAATTCTCCCTCTCGTTGATTTACGATAATGTACGCAAATCTTGTAAAGAGGGAGTAGTGAAATAGTATAAAAAATAGAAAAAGAGGTAGATATCTAGCATACAATTGCTTGTTTTATGGGGGGTATAACATAAAAATATGCTTATAAAGGAATATAATAGCTGGCTGATAATGAAGAAAGAATTGAGTTCATATTTTGCCAACTGTTGAGTATTAAAGAGTTAGTTAGGTTTATAGACAATTGACTTAAGATGATGTTGCTTTAAAATTAGGATAAATAAAGTAAAAAGGATGGTTATAGAAAATGTTAATTTGGCTTTCTATTGGTTTTATTTTAATTGGTTTTTGTGTCCTCATTTCAACGAAAAAGAGCATGGAAAATAAAATAGCCTTTATAAAATCAAATGTAGTAGATCAAAATGTTACAAAAGTAACCAATTCCGTTATATGGTGGATAGTAGGAGTGTTCGGTTGGGGATTAATAAGTATTATTCTAATCACATTAACGTTTCAAGATCTTTTTGGGTAATCGCAGTATTTTATCACTTTAAATCATCATTAACTGAAATATTTTTAATTTATAGAAAAAAGAAGTTAGATTCAATTTATCCGCAATAAATTGTACATAAATAATAACCTAGATCCTGAGAATGGGAACTATTCACTAGTTTCATCGATTTCTGAAGCTAGTTTAGTTTATAGAGCACGTCTATTCAACACTTTCTTGGATTTCCAATGCAGTTTTGGTTTATAGAGCATGTCTATTCAACACTTTATCGGATTTCCAATGCAGTTTTAGTTTATAGAGCACGTCTATTCAACACTTTTTTGGATTTCCAATGCAGTTTTGGTTTATAGAGCACGTCTATTCAACACTTTATCGGATTCCCAATGTAGTTTTAGTTTATAGAGCACGTCTATTCAACACTTTTTTGGATTTCCAATGCAGTTTTGGTTTATAGAGTTAGTATAAATAAATCAAGATAGAATAGATATTCAAAATCCAAATATAATTTACAATGTACCTGAATTTTGTATTTAACTAAACCGTTTGATACTTCCATATCGAACTTGATTAATTACATATTCCAAAGTGTATCAAATTGTAATAAAAGGAAATTAGCATAATAAATTAAAAAACTGTACCAGAATACGGTACGAGTATTTGGGGTTATATAAAATTATAGGGGAATGAAAAAATAGATGAAACTTAGTTCAGTAAACGGATTCAATGCTTTTTGGATTGCTTCAACCAGTACTTATTTTGGAACATATGTTACTACATTTGTGTTACAAGTTTTAATTGTTGTGCATTTAGAAGGTTCTGCTATAGATGTTGGTTGGATAAATGCCTCTAGGTGGCTACCATATGTTTTTTTGGGATTAATAATAGGTGTATTAATTGATAGAACCAATCGACAATTGGTTATTGCAACTACAGATATCTGTCGTGGTATCCTATTAATACTTATTTTCTTACTGTACAGCTTTGATATGCTCAATATGATAACTATCTATTCAATAATGATTTTGTTTGGAATTCTTTCCATTTTTAACGATTCAGCATACCAATCATTTCTACCTCAACTAGTTCCTCGACAGCTATTAACAAGGGCAAACGCTCGTTTAGAGCAAAGTGGAGCAGTAGCCGAAACTAGTGGACCAGCGTTAGCGGGTTGGATAACGTCTTTAATAACTGCACCATTTACACTTATAATTAATTCTGCATCTTACTTTCTTTCAGGTATTATTATATCTTTCATTAAACATCCTCCTAAACCAATCAGTTCTGTTTCCACTCTAACCTTCAATCAATTATTAAGGGAAGGTATAAGTTGGGTTTACGGACACAAATTTCTACGAATACTAGCCTTAAATACACATATTTGGTTTCTTTTCCATAGCATGTCAACAACTGTCTTCATTACTTATGTACTACTTGAGCTAGGGTTAAATTCTTTTATTCTTGGCGTTACATTAGCCTCTGCAGGAATTGGAGCTGTAGTTGGGGCAACTTATGCTCCTTATATTGGTATTAAATTAGGTGTGGGGAAAGCAATATCTCTAGCCCGTATACTCTATTTCCCTGCAGTTATTCTAATTATTTCAGCGCAGTCTGTTCAAGCAAATATGGTCACGGGTACAATTATATTACTTATGATTGGACAATTTATATATGGTATAGCTATGGGTATAGAAGGTCCAAACGAGATGGGTTACAGACAATCTATAACCCCATTACGATTACAAGGACGAATGAATACAACTATGCGGTCTATTAACCGTAGCATGATTATTATAGGTGCTCCTTTAGGTGGGTTCATTGCTGATGAATTTGGTTCACGTAATGTTTTAGGGATATCCGCAACCGGATTAGCAATTTGTGCAATTTGGCTTTTTCTCTCACCTATTCGAAAAGTTAAAATTGATTAACCTATGTAGAAATAAACTAAACTATGATTACCGAATAATTCTATTAATTATAAAAGAAATAAATACTAACCAATAATATCTATAAAACCCAGACCAAATAAAAGAAGACGAACTAGAAAAGTTCGCCTTCAACCTTAAAGAGGTATTCTGAACCAAAACAAAATCAGCATGTTTCAAAATCCTCATATTTAATTCTTTCATCATCCCCATACAAAGGGTGGCTTATTAACCAATAGAACCTTCCATTTCAAACTTGATTAAACGGTTCATTTCAACCGCATATTCCATTGGAAGTTCTTTTGTAAATGGCTCGATGAAGCCCATTACGATCATTTCTGTTGCTTCTTCTTCTGATAAGCCACGGCTCATTAGATAGAAGAGCTGTTCTTCTGATACTTTAGATACCTTAGCTTCGTGCTCTAAAGAAATGTTGTCATTTAAGATTTCGTTATACGGAATAGTGTCTGAAGTAGACTCATTATCCATAATAAGCGTATCACACTCAATATTTGCACGAGCTCCATCCGCTTTACGACCAAAGTGTACTAAACCACGATAAGATACTTTACCGCCTTGTTTAGAGATTGACTTGGAAACAATCGTAGATGACGTGTTCGGCGCTAAGTGATGCATTTTCGCACCAGCATCTTGTAACTGTCCTTTACCAGCAAGTGCGATAGAAAGTGTATTTCCACGTGCACCTTCACCTTTAAGCAAGATAGCTGGATATTTCATTGTTAATTTAGAACCAATGTTACCATCAATCCATTCCATTGTTGCATTCGCATCACAAGTTGCACGCTTTGTAACTAGGTTATACACATTGTTTGCCCAGTTTTGGATTGTTGTGTAACGGCAATATGCATCTTTTTTAACAATAATCTCAACTACTGCACTGTGTAGAGAGTTTGTTGTATAAACTGGAGCTGTACAACCTTCTACATAGTGTACAGAAGCCCCTTCATCAACAATAATTAACGTACGCTCAAACTGTCCCATATTTTCAGAATTAATACGGAAGTATGCTTGAAGTGGAGTTGTTGCTTCGACTCCTTTTGGTACGTAAATGAAAGATCCACCAGACCATACTGCAGAATTTAATGCTGAGAACTTATTATCAGAGTACGGAATTACTTTACCAAAATACTCTTTAAATAATTCTTCATTTTCTTTTAATGCAGTGTCTGTATCTTTAAAGATGATACCTAGATCTTTAAGATCTTCTTTCAGGCTATGGTAAACAACTTCAGATTCATACTGAGCTGATACACCAGCAAGGTATTTTTGCTCAGCTTCTGGAATACCTAATTTATCAAATGTTTGCTTGATTTCATCAGGTACTTCATCCCAAGTTCTACCTTGTTTTTCAGATGGTTTTACATAGTAGACGATTTCATCAAAATCTAATCCAGAAAGGTCTCCACCCCATTGTGGCATTGGGCGGTTATAGAAATGCTCTAGAGCTTTCAAGCGATATTCTAACATCCACTCTGGTTCTTCCTTCATTTTCGAAATTTCTTCTACTACTCGTGGCGTCAATCCTTTTTCCGTACGAAAAATAGATACGTCTTTATCATGAAATCCATATTTATACTCATCGATTTCTGGCATATTTTTAGCCATATAGATAACCTCCTCCTAGCAGAAAAAACATCTCTGCTTTATTGATCATGTACCCCTTTTTCCATTGCCTTCCAGGGTAAGGTAGCACACTTTATTCTTGCAGGGAATTTAGAAACACCTTGTAATGCTTCAATATCTCCCATTTCTTCTGTATCTACATCATTTCCCAACATCATATCAGAAAATGTATGTGACATTTCTAATGCTTCTTCTATCTTCTTCCCTTTAATCGCTTGTGTCATCATAGAAGCAGATGACATGCTAATCGAACAACCTTCTCCCTCAAACTTTGCATCTTGAACAATTCCATCTACAACATGTAACTGAAGCTGAATGCGATCGCCACAAGTCGGGTTATTCATATCAACTGTAACAGAGTCTCCTTCAAGAGTACCACGATTTCTGGGATTTTTATAATGATCCATTATTACTTGTCGGTAAAGTGTATCGAGGTTATTCAAAGACATTCCCAAAATACTCCTTTGTTTTTAACAGTCCTTCTACCAATCGATCTACATCTTCTTTCGAATTATAAAGGTAAAAACTTGCTCTAGCTGTTGCTGAAACATTCAACCACTTCATTAAAGGTTGAGCACAATGATGACCAGCACGCACTGCAATGCCTTCTGCATCTAATACAGTAGCAGTATCATGTGGATGTACATCATCTAAATTAAATGTTACTAGCCCAGCTCTTTGTTCAGGTCCATAAATGGAAAGTCCATCAATTGTACGCATTTGCTTTAATGCGTATGCAGCCAATTCATTTTCATGATCGACAATTTCTTGATGTCCTATATCTTCTAAGAAATCAATAGCAGCACCGAGTCCTATAGCGCCAGCAATTATTGGTGTTCCACCTTCGAATTTCCAAGGAAGTTCTTTCCAAGTAGAGTCATATAGATTAACAAAGTCAATCATTTCACCACCGAATTCAATAGGCTCCATGTTTTCTAATAAATGCTGTTTTCCGTATAATACTCCGATTCCAGTTGGACCACACATTTTATGGCCAGAAAACGCATAAAAGTCACAATCTAAATCTTCCACATCCACTTTCATATGAGGCGCCCCTTGCGCACCATCGACCACCATAATTGCATCATGTTGATGCGCAATAGCAGCAATTTCTTTAATAGGATTAATTGTACCAAGTACATTGGAAACATGTGCCATCGCTACAATTTTCGTTTGACCAGTAATTGTCTTCTTGGCATCTTCAATCGTAATAGTACCGTCTTCTTGAAGCGGTAAATACACCAACGATGCTCCGGTTGCTTTAGCAACTTGCTGCCAAGGAATTAGATTACTATGGTGCTCCATTTGGGTAATAACTATTTCATCGCCTGGTCCGACATTCATTCTAGCATAGCTTGACGCCACGATATTAATTGAAGTAGTAGTCCCTCTTGTAAAAATGATTTCTTTTGTACTGTCCGCATTAATAAATGAACGAACCTTTTCTCTCGATCCCTCATACTGATCTGTTGCTCTTGTACCAAGTGTATGAACACCACGATGTACGTTGGAATTATTTTCCTTATAGTAAGCTTCGACTGCTTCAATAACTGAAAGTGGTTTTTGAGATGTTGCAGAAGAATCCAAATATACAAGCGGATGTCCATTTACTTCTTGGTTTAAAATCGGAAATTGTTGTTTAATGGCATTTACATCCATTAATAAACTTTCCTTTCAATTACTTGCGTTAATTGTTTACGAATAGACTCAATCGGGATCTGTGAAACTACTGGTGCTAAGAAACCATGAATTACAAGACGCTCAGCTTCTTCCTGTTTAAGACCACGGCTCATCAAATAGTACATTTGAATTGGGTCCACTCGGCCAACAGAAGCTGCATGTCCTGCAGTTACATCATCTTCATCAATGAGAAGAATTGGATTTGCGTCTCCACGTGCTTTTTCACTTAACATAAGCACTCTAGATTCTTGTTCTGAATTTGACTTCGTACCACCATGTTCAATTTTACCAATTGCATTAAAGATAGTAGAAGCTGCACCTTTCATTACTCCACGCTGAAGGATATAAGCATCTGTTTGTTTACCAAATTGACGGATACTTGATGTGAAGTTTTGTGTTTGTTTTCCACGCCCTACAGAAACTGCTTTTGCTTCAGAAGTTGCGTTATCTCCTAATAGATACGTAATGTTTTCAGAAACGGTGTTACCATCATTCATTTGACCTAATGCCCAGTTTATTTGAGCGTCACGATGTCCAACCCCACGTCGGTTTACATACGTTGTAGTACCTGCTGCAAAATTATCTACAGCTCCATATGCAACTTGTGCATTATCATGTGCAAATACTTCGGTAATAATATTTGCTACAGATGCTTGCTCGTCATTATGAGATAAATAATTCTCTACATAAGTAACAGAACTACCTTCTTCAGCAACTACTAACACATGATTAAATAGAGCGTTCTCTGCATCTTCTTGCCAAAACACTGCTTGTAACGGCTCTTCGATTTGTACGTTTTTTGGAACGTATACAAAAATACCACCATTGACTAATGCTGCATGTAGTGCAGTTAATTTATTTTGATCTACTGCAACAGCATCTTTCATATAATACTTTTCTACAAGATCACTATAATTACGCATCGCGGTAAAGATATCTGTAAAAATAACACCTTTTGATGCTAAATCATCTTGTAATGTACTATAAGCAACAGATTGATTTCGTTGAATAAGCAAGTTATTAGGCTTGTTCTCGTCATCGAAATAATCTTTTAGTTCTTCCGGTAATTCAGATAGGGAAGAAATTGTTTTTCCTTCTTTATATTCATGTTTGAACTCTGTAAAGTTCCAATTTGTGATTTTTGTTTTATCTGGCTTCGGCATTTCTAATGATTCAACCATACCTAAAGCGCTTGAACGTAATTTCGTCATCCATTGTGGCTCATTACGATCTTCTGAAAATAGGTTTATATAATCTTGATTGAATGGAAGTTTTGTTTCTACAGTCATGCTATCCCTCCTTACATTACGCATTTTGTTCAATGGTTTCGTCTTCAATACCTAATTCTTCTTTAATCCACTCATAACCTTCTGCCTCAAGACGTTTTGCAAGTTCTGGTCCACCAGATTTCACTACGCGACCTTGCATCATTACATGAACAAAATCAGGAGTAATATAGTTAAGTAGACGTTGATAGTGAGTAATAATTAGACAACCAAATTCATCTGAACGCATTTGGTTAATTCCTTTTGAAACTACTTTCAATGCGTCGATATCTAATCCAGAGTCAATTTCATCAAGAATCGCAATCTCTGGTTTTAATTGCATTAATTGCAGGATTTCATTACGTTTTTTCTCTCCACCTGAGAAACCTTCGTTTAAGTAACGTGTAGCCATACTTTGATCAATATCAAGAAAATCTAAATCTTTATCTAATTCTTTGATAAATTTCATTAATGGGATCTCATCGCCCTCTTCACGTTTTGCATTAATTGCTGAACGTAAAAAGTCAGAAGTCGTAACACCACTAATTTCACTTGGGTACTGCATAGCCAAGAACATTCCAGCACGAGCACGCTCGTCAACTTCCATTTCTAATACGTCTTCACCATCAAGTGTAATGCTTCCTTCTGTAACTTCATATTTAGGGTGGCCCATGATTGCTGATGCTAGTGTTGATTTACCAGTACCATTTGGTCCCATAATTGCGTGAAATTCTCCACCTTTTATTGTAAGGTTTACCCCTTTTAAGATCTCTTTATCCTCTATGCTTACATGAAGATTTTTGATTTCTAAAACTGATCCTGACATAAAACATACCTCCAAGTACTTTATTTTCATCAAATGAATTTATATCCATTCTCAATTTATTCTCATTATAATCTTAAAGCATTTCAAATTAATTATCAACTCTTTTAAGCTATACTGAACTTGTCATTTTTGGTTATTTCTAACACGATTGCTAGCTATTAAATAAGTATTAAAAAGGTGAAGATTTTACTGAATCATTAAGAAGGACATATAAATTTATTTTAACATATTATCAAACTTATCTGTAATAAGGACAATGGCGCTAGTGCCCGTTTAGCAACATAGCAACTGAAACAAAACAACTGAGATATAGGAAACACATTGAGGTGCCGAACTGATGATGACTATCACCCCGAGGGTATAAGTGCAACTAAGCCTCATAAAGAACATTCGGCAGTCTTCTTTTCACCCAGGGGTATAAGTGCGACTAAGCCTCATAAAGAANNNNNNNNNNNNNNNNNNNNNNNNNNNNNNNNNNNNNNNNNNNNNNNNNNNNNNNNNNNNNNNNNNNNNNNNNNNNNNNNNNNNNNNNNNNNNNNNNNNNNNNNNNNNNNNNNNNNNNNNNNNNNNNNNNNNNNNNNNNNNNNNNNNNNNNNNNNNNNNNNNNNNNNNNNNNNNNNNNNNNNNNNNNNNNNNNNNNNNNNNNNNNNNNNNNNNNNNNNNNNNNNNNNNNNNNNNNNNNNNNNNNNNNNNNNNNNNNNNNGTAGTTTATTCAGTTAGTTATCCATTGCCTACAAATTCTATATTTCCTTTCGTTTGTAATTATAAAAGACTGATGTCGTATTGACATCAGTCTTTAAGATTTATTTTGGTAGTTGTGAATTTATTTCAGATGCCATTGTTTTAGCATCATGGTATTCCTTCTCTCGCAGTTTCTCAACATGAATTTGTTTTTCTAAACTTCTTCCATATTCCTCATAATTCAATCCTCTTGATTGTCCAAGTCCTTTTTGCATTTCCGAAGTAAAGGTTAAATCCATTCCACTGGTAATAATAAATCATCCTTTCTTATTCGTTAACATTAAAAATGTTAACACAGAAACTATTCCCGAACAAAATGGATTTAAACCTTGATTTCCTATTAAAACTTCATTTTTTTTAAAATAAACCACTTTAACTGATTTTTCTATACAATTCTTACATTTTACTCTTAATTACTTAATTAGTTGGTGTCGGAACCACTGCCCCATCATAATTTTCCGTGATAAAGTTTTGAATTTCTTCTGATTGTAAAACTTCGACTAGAGCGTTTAATGCTTCATTATCCTTATCCTCAGAACGAACTGCAATGACATTTACATAGTCTGATTCTTCACCTTCAACAAATAAAGCATCTTCTGAAGGGTTTAAACCAGTATCAATAGCATAATTTGTATTGATAACAACTAGCGCATCTTCTTCACTATGATAGTACTCAGGTAAGAATCCTGGTTCTGTTTCAGCTGAGAATTGAAGATTCTTCGGATTTTCCGCAATATCATCAATCGTTGCTGCAGACTTTTCTACACTTTCATCTAATTTAATTAAGCCTTCTTTTTCAAATAAAGAAAGGATACGTCCGTGTTCAGCAACTGAGTTACTTAAAATTACTTCTGTGCCTTCTGTGATTTCTTCAACACTAGTTATATTTTGGGAATATACACCCATTGGTTCCACATGTATGCCGCCAATAGATTCAATTTCATAACCTGTGTCAGCAATTGTTTGTTCTAGAAAAGGAATATGCTGAAAATAGTTTGCATCAATACGTTCATCAGCTAAATCATCATTAGGCAAGATATAATCTTGGTACTCTTCTATATTTAATGTAATTCCTTGCTCTTCTAATAATGGCTTTGCTTCTTCTAAAACTTCCGCATGCGGTACACTAGAAGCTCCAACTGATATTTCTGTGGTTTCATCAGACGACTCATCACCTGATGAACCTTCATCACTTGTTCCACAAGCTGCTAATAACCCCACAAATGCAATAGTTAACAATAATAATAATTTCTTCATCTCTGTGTCCTCTCCTTTTAACATTTTAATTAATTATTTCAACAAGTAGTGAAGCTACCTGAGGAATTCTTCTTTAACGCTTATCGAGTTTTCTAGTAATAGCATCCCCGATGAATTGGAATATAAATACGATAAGTACGATAATAATCGTACACCATAACACAACATCAAAGTCACGACGCTGAAACCCGAAATAATAAGCATAGTTTCCAAGTCCACCTGCCCCAATCGCTCCAGCCATAGCGGTATATCCTATCAAAGCAATTGTTGTAACAGTTATTCCAGACACGAGTGCCGGTTTTGATTCAGGTAATAAAACTTTAAAGATTATTGTTCTTGTCTTTGCTCCCATTGCTTTTGCGGCTTCCACTACACCTTTATCCACTTCAATAAGTGCAATTTCTACTAATCGTGCATAGAATGGAGCAGATCCAATAATAAGTGCTGGCAAAGCAGCATTAGGACCACGAATCGTTCCCATTAGAAAATCGGTAAACGGGAATAGCAATAAAATTAGTATAATAAATGGTATAGCTCTGAAGATGTTTACAAAGGCTGCAACAATATTATTCACAACTCGATTTTCCCAAATATTACCTTTTGAAGTTAGGAATAATAGTAACCCAAGCAAAATCCCAAAAATTGCTGTTCCTACCATTGAGATAAGTGTCATGTAGAACGTCTCATAGGTTGCTTCGATTAAATCTTCTATTTTGATCCCTTCAAATAAACTACTTAGCATGTTGAATTACCTCCAATTCAACAGACTCTTGACTCTCGATAAAGCTTCTAGCTCGTTC encodes:
- a CDS encoding cysteine desulfurase, whose translation is MDVNAIKQQFPILNQEVNGHPLVYLDSSATSQKPLSVIEAVEAYYKENNSNVHRGVHTLGTRATDQYEGSREKVRSFINADSTKEIIFTRGTTTSINIVASSYARMNVGPGDEIVITQMEHHSNLIPWQQVAKATGASLVYLPLQEDGTITIEDAKKTITGQTKIVAMAHVSNVLGTINPIKEIAAIAHQHDAIMVVDGAQGAPHMKVDVEDLDCDFYAFSGHKMCGPTGIGVLYGKQHLLENMEPIEFGGEMIDFVNLYDSTWKELPWKFEGGTPIIAGAIGLGAAIDFLEDIGHQEIVDHENELAAYALKQMRTIDGLSIYGPEQRAGLVTFNLDDVHPHDTATVLDAEGIAVRAGHHCAQPLMKWLNVSATARASFYLYNSKEDVDRLVEGLLKTKEYFGNVFE
- a CDS encoding S8 family peptidase is translated as MLNFSMINLVRRNGKKMDKGIRQEMVNFYKPFRYIPCFLQSPIERVRKKTKKLPVVIKFKPDNFTSGLHEVKNTKYKTLREFHSISCCSAKFSAEKIEHLIENCNHIEKIYYDRKVFSLLDTASSSVNADVLKDNGLTGEGSTIAVIDTGIHPHEDLEGRIIGFADFVKGQTNPYDDNGHGTHCAGDAAGNGALSDGQYQGPASEANLVGVKVLNKMGSGSLSTVIEGIDWCIQNQSKYNINILSLSLGSDATEPAEDDPVVNAVETAWDNGMVVCVAAGNSGPGEKTIGSPGISPKVITVGAADDSNTAERSDDSVAEFSSRGPTIDGLTKPDLLTPGVDIVSLRAPSSFIDKTNKSARVDGNYISLSGTSMATPICAGIVAQLLQSDSSLTPDQVKEKLMAACEDLGQSPNVQGAGYLNAANLLNQEEAKV
- the sufU gene encoding Fe-S cluster assembly sulfur transfer protein SufU, with the translated sequence MSLNNLDTLYRQVIMDHYKNPRNRGTLEGDSVTVDMNNPTCGDRIQLQLHVVDGIVQDAKFEGEGCSISMSSASMMTQAIKGKKIEEALEMSHTFSDMMLGNDVDTEEMGDIEALQGVSKFPARIKCATLPWKAMEKGVHDQ
- a CDS encoding MFS transporter yields the protein MKLSSVNGFNAFWIASTSTYFGTYVTTFVLQVLIVVHLEGSAIDVGWINASRWLPYVFLGLIIGVLIDRTNRQLVIATTDICRGILLILIFLLYSFDMLNMITIYSIMILFGILSIFNDSAYQSFLPQLVPRQLLTRANARLEQSGAVAETSGPALAGWITSLITAPFTLIINSASYFLSGIIISFIKHPPKPISSVSTLTFNQLLREGISWVYGHKFLRILALNTHIWFLFHSMSTTVFITYVLLELGLNSFILGVTLASAGIGAVVGATYAPYIGIKLGVGKAISLARILYFPAVILIISAQSVQANMVTGTIILLMIGQFIYGIAMGIEGPNEMGYRQSITPLRLQGRMNTTMRSINRSMIIIGAPLGGFIADEFGSRNVLGISATGLAICAIWLFLSPIRKVKID
- the sufB gene encoding Fe-S cluster assembly protein SufB; the encoded protein is MAKNMPEIDEYKYGFHDKDVSIFRTEKGLTPRVVEEISKMKEEPEWMLEYRLKALEHFYNRPMPQWGGDLSGLDFDEIVYYVKPSEKQGRTWDEVPDEIKQTFDKLGIPEAEQKYLAGVSAQYESEVVYHSLKEDLKDLGIIFKDTDTALKENEELFKEYFGKVIPYSDNKFSALNSAVWSGGSFIYVPKGVEATTPLQAYFRINSENMGQFERTLIIVDEGASVHYVEGCTAPVYTTNSLHSAVVEIIVKKDAYCRYTTIQNWANNVYNLVTKRATCDANATMEWIDGNIGSKLTMKYPAILLKGEGARGNTLSIALAGKGQLQDAGAKMHHLAPNTSSTIVSKSISKQGGKVSYRGLVHFGRKADGARANIECDTLIMDNESTSDTIPYNEILNDNISLEHEAKVSKVSEEQLFYLMSRGLSEEEATEMIVMGFIEPFTKELPMEYAVEMNRLIKFEMEGSIG
- a CDS encoding sulfite exporter TauE/SafE family protein, with protein sequence MVVAIICFIIAVLAAFIGSLVGLGGGIVLIPLLLLSSQYITGFEWVSPQSVVAMSLVVMVFTGISSVLSYAKQKQVDFYAGSIFLAGSIPGSMFGAWLNQFVNTDGFYLYFGMLIIVISIIMSLRNKASKLRRNVDIHEPGVRSFELKGEVYIYKLSFISAISIALFVGMLSGLFGIGGGAIMVPVMMLLFGFPAHLAAATSMFMIIFVSFMGSITHIYLGNVVWEYVLFFIPGAWIGGKLGAKVNHFLSNNVLELVLKIMLILVGIRMIMQGIG